One Acetoanaerobium noterae genomic region harbors:
- a CDS encoding hemolysin family protein, whose product MEDGVGSTLRNLLKSPLGIISGGRGFKGIFSKNEQSEETEEALKEELITILDEEEGKGAVNLFEKEMIKRVLKLYETKAKEIMIPRTSVFAVNIEDDVCDIIDEIIEERYSRVPVYEKDIDNIIGVVHIKDLFAQMRKGNIDCINLRGIMKQPYFVHEYKSIDEIFLEMQKNRTHMALVIDEYGGFSGIITIEDLVEEIVGDISDEDDEYEVDEPIFRISENTYKVDGLTSISDVNELLEIELPTDVNDTIGGLLLGTLGKIPNLEEENEETNAFFDDVELKAIKVSDKRIETLLVKLKPKSFLDI is encoded by the coding sequence GAGGGTTCAAAGGAATTTTTTCTAAAAATGAACAATCTGAAGAAACTGAAGAAGCGCTAAAAGAGGAGCTTATCACTATATTGGATGAAGAAGAGGGCAAAGGAGCTGTTAATCTTTTTGAAAAAGAAATGATTAAACGTGTTCTTAAGCTTTATGAAACAAAAGCAAAGGAAATTATGATACCTAGAACCTCAGTGTTTGCAGTAAATATTGAGGATGATGTCTGTGATATCATAGATGAAATCATTGAGGAACGTTATTCTAGAGTTCCTGTATATGAAAAGGATATAGACAATATCATAGGAGTAGTGCATATCAAAGACCTTTTTGCTCAGATGAGAAAGGGAAACATAGATTGCATTAATCTGAGAGGAATCATGAAGCAGCCTTATTTTGTGCATGAGTATAAAAGTATAGATGAAATTTTTCTTGAAATGCAGAAAAATAGAACTCATATGGCTCTTGTAATCGACGAATATGGTGGATTTTCAGGTATTATTACCATTGAAGATCTGGTAGAAGAAATAGTAGGAGATATCTCTGATGAGGATGATGAATACGAGGTAGATGAACCTATATTTAGGATTAGTGAAAACACTTATAAAGTGGATGGACTAACTAGTATATCGGATGTCAATGAGCTATTGGAAATTGAATTGCCTACAGATGTCAATGACACAATCGGGGGACTACTTCTGGGAACCCTTGGCAAGATACCTAATCTTGAAGAAGAAAATGAAGAAACAAATGCTTTCTTTGACGATGTAGAATTAAAAGCAATCAAAGTAAGCGACAAAAGAATAGAGACCTTGCTGGTTAAACTCAAGCCAAAGTCATTTTTGGATATTTAA
- a CDS encoding methyl-accepting chemotaxis protein, giving the protein MKIAIVGAGTGGTKLIELFNDIKETEIVGVIDRNMQSAGIEYARKLGIRCSTDISEIDSACEMIIEATGNASVLESLRERYGSTKHIVDSITAKLMMFIVDKQIEMRDRLNFQLEEINKTSESLHFEMNNMVKITEKLNGINTDLAQSAMQSNQFIEKTDEMTKAVNKITQQIKILGLNANIEAARAGEHGRGFSVVATEVQKMSDSTSEFASQISDLLNSLRAENEKISSEVSKLGILSENQDTITHKARNIADELKNI; this is encoded by the coding sequence ATGAAAATTGCAATTGTTGGAGCTGGAACAGGTGGGACGAAGCTCATAGAATTATTTAACGACATTAAAGAGACAGAGATAGTTGGGGTAATAGATAGAAATATGCAATCTGCGGGAATTGAATATGCAAGAAAGCTGGGCATTCGCTGTTCTACGGATATCAGTGAAATCGATTCAGCCTGTGAAATGATAATTGAGGCTACAGGAAATGCGAGTGTGTTAGAGTCATTGAGAGAAAGATATGGCTCAACTAAGCATATTGTAGACTCTATTACTGCAAAGCTTATGATGTTTATTGTAGATAAACAAATTGAAATGAGAGACAGGCTTAATTTTCAACTGGAGGAGATAAATAAAACCAGTGAAAGTCTTCATTTTGAGATGAATAATATGGTAAAAATAACTGAAAAGCTCAACGGCATAAATACGGATTTGGCTCAATCTGCCATGCAATCGAATCAGTTCATAGAAAAAACTGATGAAATGACTAAGGCAGTAAATAAAATAACTCAGCAGATAAAGATACTAGGCTTAAACGCAAATATCGAAGCTGCACGTGCAGGAGAGCATGGAAGAGGATTCTCTGTTGTAGCGACTGAGGTTCAAAAGATGTCTGACAGCACTAGTGAGTTTGCTTCTCAAATTTCAGACCTTCTTAATTCATTAAGAGCAGAAAATGAAAAGATATCTTCTGAGGTATCAAAGCTAGGTATATTATCAGAAAATCAA